From Peptoanaerobacter stomatis, one genomic window encodes:
- a CDS encoding RnfABCDGE type electron transport complex subunit D, translating to MENKDLIISSSPHIRSNETVSSVMRDVIIALLPATIASIYYFRAGAAINIISGVVGAVLAEYVIQKLMKKPITIKDLSAVVTGLLLAFNVPASAPWWLTFVGAIFAIVIAKQLFGGLGHNFVNPALIARAMLLASWPVLMTSWTLPYTKSPDMVSTATPLAFIKNAASEGVVRADLMDMFLGNIPGTIGETSAILLILGGIYLMYRGVITYVIPVTYIATVAVLTYAFSGFDSSMILYNIFGGGLMLGAFFMATDYATSPMTVKGQVIYAFGCGLLTSVIRYYGGYPEGVSYSILLMNVATPLIERQVRPRVFGEVNKK from the coding sequence ATGGAAAATAAAGACTTAATAATATCTTCATCTCCCCATATAAGAAGTAACGAAACAGTTTCGTCAGTTATGAGAGATGTGATTATTGCTTTGCTTCCGGCTACCATTGCCAGTATATATTATTTTAGAGCAGGCGCTGCAATCAATATAATATCAGGTGTAGTGGGAGCTGTATTGGCAGAATATGTAATACAAAAACTTATGAAAAAACCTATTACAATAAAAGATTTATCTGCTGTTGTCACAGGATTATTATTAGCATTTAACGTACCGGCTTCAGCACCTTGGTGGCTTACGTTTGTAGGGGCGATATTTGCGATAGTAATTGCGAAACAACTGTTCGGTGGCTTAGGACATAACTTTGTAAATCCGGCGCTTATAGCAAGAGCGATGTTGCTTGCATCTTGGCCTGTACTTATGACATCTTGGACATTACCGTATACAAAATCACCTGATATGGTATCAACAGCTACACCGCTTGCATTTATAAAAAATGCTGCATCAGAAGGAGTGGTAAGAGCGGATTTAATGGATATGTTTTTAGGAAATATACCTGGAACAATAGGAGAAACAAGTGCAATACTTCTAATATTAGGTGGAATTTACTTAATGTACAGAGGAGTAATAACATATGTGATTCCTGTTACTTATATAGCTACAGTTGCAGTACTTACTTATGCTTTTTCAGGATTTGATTCATCAATGATATTATATAATATATTCGGCGGAGGCTTGATGCTCGGAGCGTTCTTTATGGCTACCGACTATGCGACATCGCCTATGACTGTAAAAGGACAAGTCATATATGCTTTCGGATGTGGTCTTTTGACATCTGTTATAAGATATTACGGTGGATATCCAGAAGGAGTATCTTATTCAATATTGCTTATGAACGTGGCAACACCTCTTATAGAAAGACAAGTAAGACCGAGAGTGTTTGGGGAGGTAAATAAAAAATGA
- a CDS encoding TfoX/Sxy family protein — MEDINYRKMMGECILYYKDKIIGGVYDDRLLIKQTDKAKEMIRDVVYELLYTKRKIKIKIRYTGGNNGK; from the coding sequence TTGGAGGATATAAATTATCGCAAGATGATGGGAGAGTGTATTTTATACTATAAAGATAAAATTATAGGTGGAGTATATGATGACAGATTGCTTATAAAACAAACCGATAAGGCAAAAGAAATGATAAGAGATGTAGTATATGAATTACTATATACAAAAAGAAAAATAAAAATTAAAATCAGATACACAGGAGGGAACAATGGAAAATAA
- the rsxC gene encoding electron transport complex subunit RsxC — translation MQLTTFRGGIHPKHNKSTTEHSAIEYLDAPDKVYIPLIQNIGAPCSSLVKKNDIVKVGQKIGEPLGFVSAPIHSSVSGKVIDVKKILVNTGEKADCVIIENDKEYTIHEDIKPYGTIEELSKERLLEIVKEIGLVGMGGATFPTHVKLNPPKDKVVDAIILNGAECEPYLTADHRLMLEQTKDVVDGLRAILKITSVENGYIGIEDNKPDCIEAIKKEVEKYPNIKVVTLKTKYPQGAEKQLINVCTGREVPSGGLPADAGAIVDNVATAAQIAKSLRTGLPLIERICTVTGGAIANPKNVMFKIGTLYSDIVEMTGGFKEEPAKVISGGPMMGVALANINVPANKGTSGILCFTQKEAEIGETQNCIRCAKCVGVCPAGLEPIYISAHTLKDNFEKAEEYRALDCIECGSCSFICPSKRPLLQSIRVAKREIMAMRRKAQEKAKAEAEKNAK, via the coding sequence ATGCAATTAACGACTTTTAGAGGGGGTATCCACCCTAAACACAACAAGTCTACTACTGAGCATAGTGCAATAGAGTATCTCGATGCACCGGATAAAGTGTATATACCTCTTATCCAAAACATCGGCGCTCCATGTAGCAGCTTGGTAAAGAAGAATGATATTGTAAAAGTGGGACAAAAAATAGGTGAACCACTCGGTTTTGTATCAGCGCCTATACACTCATCCGTTTCAGGAAAAGTTATAGACGTGAAAAAAATATTGGTTAATACAGGAGAAAAAGCTGACTGTGTAATAATAGAAAATGATAAAGAATACACAATTCACGAAGATATAAAACCATACGGAACAATAGAGGAATTGTCAAAAGAAAGACTTTTAGAGATAGTAAAAGAAATAGGTTTGGTTGGTATGGGGGGAGCAACATTCCCTACACATGTAAAACTTAATCCTCCGAAGGATAAGGTGGTAGATGCCATTATATTAAACGGAGCTGAATGTGAACCATATCTTACAGCAGACCACAGATTGATGCTTGAACAGACAAAAGATGTTGTAGACGGTCTGAGAGCCATACTTAAAATAACATCTGTAGAAAATGGTTACATAGGAATAGAAGATAACAAACCTGATTGCATAGAGGCGATAAAAAAAGAGGTTGAAAAATATCCGAATATAAAAGTTGTAACATTAAAAACAAAATATCCGCAAGGAGCGGAAAAACAACTTATAAACGTATGTACAGGTAGAGAAGTGCCATCAGGAGGATTGCCAGCGGATGCCGGAGCAATAGTTGATAATGTTGCAACAGCCGCACAGATAGCAAAATCTTTAAGAACAGGCTTACCTCTTATAGAAAGAATATGTACAGTAACAGGTGGAGCGATAGCAAATCCTAAAAATGTTATGTTTAAGATAGGAACTTTGTACAGCGATATAGTAGAGATGACAGGCGGATTTAAAGAAGAACCTGCAAAAGTTATAAGTGGTGGTCCAATGATGGGCGTTGCCTTAGCTAATATAAATGTACCTGCTAATAAAGGAACATCAGGCATACTATGTTTTACACAAAAAGAGGCTGAAATAGGTGAAACACAAAATTGTATAAGATGTGCAAAATGTGTAGGAGTTTGTCCGGCGGGATTAGAGCCTATTTATATAAGTGCACATACATTAAAAGATAATTTTGAAAAAGCGGAAGAATATAGAGCACTTGACTGTATAGAATGTGGTTCATGTTCTTTTATATGCCCTTCAAAACGTCCTTTACTGCAATCAATAAGAGTTGCTAAGAGAGAAATAATGGCAATGAGAAGAAAGGCGCAGGAAAAAGCCAAAGCAGAGGCAGAAAAAAATGCCAAGTAG
- a CDS encoding NAD(P)/FAD-dependent oxidoreductase has product MITVSNIKISLNEDEANIKDKIAKKLKLKNTDIHYKILKESLDARKRDNIHFIYQVLVDADEKKLNKHIFDDADIKPYIKQNIPILKKGSVSIDKPILVVGSGPAGLFCAYKLSLYGYKTILIERGKDVDKRSIDVENFWKTSIINENSNVQFGEGGAGTFSDGKLTSRSKDIRGFEVLETFHKFGADENILYKQKPHIGTDILKNVVKNMRNAISSLGTSVRFENKLEDFIIENNIIKSAVINGENIDVSMVVLAIGHSARDTFGMLYKNNISMLKKPFAVGFRIEHLQENIDKAQYKENYNNPKLSSSEYFLTNALNEVNRSVYTFCMCPGGYVIPSSSSKEELVVNGMSYNARDGVNANSAILVNVRETDFNSNVLGGVDFQKECERKAFILGGGNYKAPVQRIEDFLNNTVSTHIGKVKPTYEIGYKLSNLNEIYKKELTESIKKSIIAMDKKVKGFADKDAILTGVETRTSSPVRILRNPDNLNSVSISNLYPCGEGGGYAGGIVSSAIDGLKIAEKIIKNYIFI; this is encoded by the coding sequence ATGATTACCGTATCTAATATAAAAATCTCTTTAAATGAAGATGAAGCAAATATAAAGGATAAAATCGCAAAAAAATTAAAACTGAAAAATACAGATATACACTATAAGATATTAAAAGAGTCATTGGACGCAAGAAAAAGAGATAATATACATTTTATATACCAAGTCTTAGTAGATGCTGATGAAAAAAAATTAAATAAACATATATTCGATGATGCTGATATAAAACCTTATATAAAACAAAATATCCCTATATTAAAAAAAGGCAGTGTCTCTATTGATAAGCCTATATTGGTAGTAGGCAGTGGACCTGCCGGTTTATTCTGTGCTTATAAACTCAGCCTATATGGGTACAAAACGATATTGATAGAGCGTGGAAAAGATGTAGATAAACGTAGCATAGATGTCGAAAACTTTTGGAAAACAAGCATTATTAACGAAAATTCCAATGTACAGTTTGGAGAGGGAGGCGCAGGCACTTTTTCAGACGGCAAACTCACTTCAAGAAGTAAAGATATAAGAGGCTTTGAAGTATTGGAAACATTCCATAAATTTGGTGCTGATGAAAATATATTATATAAACAAAAACCCCATATAGGAACCGACATATTAAAAAATGTGGTTAAAAATATGCGAAATGCCATATCTTCGCTGGGCACAAGTGTTAGATTTGAAAACAAATTGGAAGATTTTATAATCGAAAATAACATCATAAAATCAGCTGTTATAAACGGAGAAAATATAGATGTATCCATGGTAGTTCTTGCAATAGGGCACAGCGCAAGAGATACATTTGGTATGCTTTATAAAAACAATATATCAATGCTTAAAAAGCCGTTTGCGGTAGGATTCAGAATTGAACATTTACAAGAAAATATAGATAAAGCACAATATAAAGAGAATTACAACAACCCAAAATTGTCTTCGAGCGAATACTTCCTGACAAATGCCCTAAATGAAGTAAATAGAAGCGTATATACATTTTGTATGTGTCCAGGCGGATATGTTATCCCTTCGTCTTCTTCAAAAGAAGAATTAGTTGTAAACGGTATGAGCTATAACGCAAGAGATGGAGTAAATGCAAACAGCGCCATACTCGTCAATGTGCGTGAAACTGACTTTAACAGTAATGTATTAGGAGGAGTTGACTTTCAAAAAGAATGCGAAAGAAAAGCATTTATCTTAGGAGGAGGAAACTATAAAGCTCCTGTTCAAAGAATAGAAGATTTTCTAAATAATACAGTTTCCACACATATAGGAAAAGTCAAACCGACATATGAAATAGGCTATAAATTATCCAACTTAAATGAAATATACAAAAAAGAACTTACAGAGTCGATAAAAAAATCTATAATAGCCATGGATAAAAAAGTAAAAGGATTTGCCGATAAAGACGCAATTTTAACCGGAGTAGAAACAAGAACCTCTTCACCGGTCAGAATACTAAGAAATCCGGATAACTTAAACAGCGTAAGCATATCGAATCTATATCCTTGCGGAGAAGGTGGCGGATATGCCGGCGGAATAGTCAGCAGTGCTATAGACGGTTTAAAAATAGCCGAAAAAATAATAAAAAATTATATTTTTATATAG
- a CDS encoding polysaccharide deacetylase family protein gives MSNLNYKKKRKNQSYTRLIIIIAVIIATLLLAVKFVQSFNSNKKTSKNDTKVETDVSKNGENDKTKADESSNSQDSEAVDEKSKEEPQIDPTSQKPGTSHNYEAEAWAYSCKDVNNWILNPSTYTGTDKLVFLTFDDGPSSSLTPIVLDTLKNYGVHGTFFIVGRSADQDYAKPLLEREMKEGHAVGLHSYTHEYSNLYPNRVGSVENVLAEIDQNMKAIRKSLGEDFKTTIFRYPGGHMSWKGLTPVDEALAQQNIYNIDWNVLTGDAEAKGSRRDLQGALDNIKEDMAMYGGSPKVVVVLMHDIKQKSVDALPQIIEYYSSLGYKFGILS, from the coding sequence ATGAGCAATTTAAACTACAAAAAAAAGAGAAAAAATCAATCTTATACACGATTAATAATAATTATAGCAGTTATAATCGCAACATTGTTACTTGCAGTCAAATTTGTACAATCATTTAACTCTAACAAAAAAACATCTAAAAATGACACTAAAGTAGAAACTGATGTTTCAAAAAATGGCGAAAATGATAAAACAAAAGCTGACGAAAGTTCAAATTCTCAAGATAGTGAAGCGGTCGACGAAAAATCTAAAGAAGAGCCTCAAATAGATCCGACTTCCCAAAAACCCGGTACATCTCATAACTATGAGGCTGAAGCTTGGGCATATAGCTGTAAAGATGTAAATAACTGGATATTGAATCCGTCAACTTATACAGGTACAGACAAACTTGTATTTTTAACATTTGATGACGGACCTTCATCATCTCTTACTCCAATAGTATTGGACACATTGAAAAATTACGGGGTACACGGAACATTTTTCATAGTAGGAAGAAGCGCCGACCAGGATTACGCAAAACCTTTGCTGGAAAGAGAAATGAAAGAAGGACACGCTGTAGGCTTGCATTCATACACTCATGAGTATTCCAACCTTTATCCGAACAGAGTTGGCAGCGTAGAAAACGTACTTGCTGAAATAGATCAAAATATGAAAGCAATAAGAAAATCCCTCGGCGAAGACTTTAAAACTACGATATTTCGTTATCCCGGAGGACATATGTCATGGAAAGGACTTACACCTGTAGACGAAGCATTGGCACAACAAAACATATACAATATAGATTGGAACGTACTCACAGGTGATGCCGAGGCAAAAGGCTCAAGAAGAGATTTACAAGGTGCACTTGACAACATAAAAGAAGATATGGCTATGTACGGAGGAAGTCCAAAAGTAGTAGTTGTTCTTATGCATGACATAAAACAAAAAAGTGTAGACGCTTTGCCACAGATAATAGAATATTACAGCTCTTTAGGCTATAAATTCGGCATATTATCTTAA
- a CDS encoding MATE family efflux transporter produces MKQFIQKNNDLLLNGPISKGILLFVIPIFIGNLFQQLYNIVDSLIVGNYLGSSSLAAVSSSTALILLMIGFFDGLSIGSGVVIARYYGNKDIEKMQRTIHTCIGFALITGIVLTAVGIYFVPYILVLMDTPTNVLPESITYFRIYFMGSMFFVLYNMSSSILRSVGDSVTPLKFLMIASITNIILDYFLVGIMGYGVGAAAFATITSQFISAFLCINYLMKVNSDYKLHFSKIKIEKFYLKQILKNGIPAGIQGSIISLANVVVQSNVNHFGEYAVAGNGSYEKISGFTFLPITCFSLAISTFISQNLGAGNIERMKKGAKFAIITGVSLAELMGFIVYIFIPHLMTFFSNDARVIFFGVSKARICAGFAFLLAFSHIMSGILRGLGKAYVPMFIMLTFWCVVRVTYLNIVVPIFPSIDTISWAYPITWSLSSLVYLIYYIRIKWDKL; encoded by the coding sequence ATGAAACAATTTATACAAAAAAATAATGATTTATTATTAAACGGTCCTATAAGTAAGGGTATTTTACTTTTTGTAATACCCATATTTATAGGTAATTTATTTCAACAATTATATAATATTGTAGACTCTTTAATAGTCGGCAACTACCTTGGCAGTAGCTCACTTGCCGCAGTAAGCTCATCTACTGCACTTATTCTGTTGATGATAGGATTTTTTGACGGGCTTAGCATAGGATCAGGCGTTGTTATTGCAAGGTATTACGGTAACAAAGATATAGAAAAAATGCAAAGAACAATCCATACTTGTATAGGCTTTGCATTAATAACCGGCATAGTGCTGACAGCAGTTGGAATTTATTTTGTGCCTTACATATTGGTATTGATGGATACACCTACGAATGTATTACCTGAATCCATTACTTATTTCAGAATATATTTTATGGGCTCCATGTTTTTTGTGCTTTATAATATGTCATCGAGTATACTGAGATCTGTTGGAGACAGTGTTACTCCTCTCAAATTTTTGATGATTGCATCTATTACAAATATCATACTTGATTATTTTCTCGTAGGTATTATGGGATATGGTGTAGGTGCTGCAGCTTTTGCCACTATTACATCACAATTTATCAGTGCTTTTTTATGCATTAATTATCTGATGAAAGTAAACTCTGATTATAAATTGCATTTTTCAAAAATAAAGATAGAAAAATTTTATCTTAAACAAATATTAAAAAACGGTATTCCTGCCGGAATACAAGGCTCTATAATATCTCTTGCCAATGTAGTGGTACAATCCAATGTCAATCATTTTGGAGAATACGCTGTAGCAGGAAACGGCTCTTATGAAAAAATATCAGGCTTCACTTTTTTACCGATTACTTGCTTTTCCCTTGCAATCTCTACATTTATCAGTCAGAACTTGGGAGCCGGAAATATAGAAAGAATGAAAAAAGGTGCAAAATTTGCAATAATTACAGGAGTGTCGTTAGCTGAATTAATGGGATTTATAGTCTATATATTCATACCTCATCTGATGACTTTTTTCAGCAATGATGCAAGAGTGATATTTTTTGGGGTAAGTAAGGCAAGAATATGTGCAGGTTTTGCTTTTTTACTCGCTTTTTCGCACATTATGAGCGGAATACTTAGAGGTCTTGGCAAAGCATATGTGCCTATGTTTATAATGCTCACATTTTGGTGCGTAGTCAGAGTAACATATCTTAACATTGTTGTACCTATTTTTCCAAGCATAGATACAATTTCGTGGGCATATCCGATTACATGGTCTTTAAGTTCATTAGTATACCTTATATACTATATTAGGATAAAATGGGATAAGCTATAA
- a CDS encoding bifunctional folylpolyglutamate synthase/dihydrofolate synthase, translating into MNYEEAMEYIKSTYKFGSNYGTERTKKILEILGNPQDKIKCIHIAGTNGKGSMSAMTAKILISAGYKVGMYTSPFIEEFEERIQINGTNIQKDDLAKVITRVEKAVNEVLSLGYDNPTEFEIITCAMFLYFCEQGVDFAVIEVGLGGRQDSTNVMIPIACVIASISFDHMQILGDTLEKIALEKSGIIKENVPVIMYPQEQEALDVFKRVCEEKNAKLILVDRNSVQEKEIIKNSAMQEIIVKTQDDSYDISLNLLGVHQKLNCATVINLMEVLISQGIDIKKTDILKGLREVKWIGRLEIMRREPMVVLDGAHNIDGITNLTNSIKKYFKYDKMVLILGILADKQVDDMIKMLTPIASKIIAVSPHSDRAKGAKELAQIIKNTNPNCEYEEDYAKAYKKALSYCDKDDLLMIAGSLYLIGDMRKVVKNNID; encoded by the coding sequence ATGAATTACGAAGAAGCAATGGAGTATATAAAAAGCACATATAAATTCGGCAGTAATTATGGTACCGAGAGAACAAAAAAAATACTGGAGATTTTGGGAAATCCTCAAGATAAAATAAAATGTATACATATAGCCGGCACGAACGGCAAAGGCTCTATGAGTGCGATGACTGCAAAAATACTAATAAGTGCAGGATATAAAGTGGGTATGTATACATCGCCTTTCATAGAGGAATTTGAGGAAAGAATACAGATAAACGGAACAAATATCCAAAAAGACGATTTGGCAAAAGTAATTACAAGAGTGGAAAAAGCTGTAAATGAAGTATTGTCACTTGGATATGACAATCCTACAGAGTTTGAGATAATAACTTGTGCAATGTTTTTGTATTTTTGCGAGCAAGGTGTAGATTTTGCGGTGATAGAAGTGGGGCTTGGAGGCAGACAGGACTCTACAAATGTTATGATACCGATAGCTTGTGTGATAGCATCAATAAGTTTTGACCATATGCAAATATTGGGAGATACTTTGGAAAAAATCGCACTTGAAAAATCCGGAATAATAAAAGAAAATGTGCCTGTAATAATGTATCCACAAGAACAAGAAGCTTTAGACGTATTTAAACGAGTATGCGAAGAAAAAAATGCCAAGTTGATATTGGTAGATAGAAACTCCGTACAAGAAAAAGAAATCATAAAAAATTCCGCTATGCAGGAAATAATTGTAAAAACTCAAGATGACAGTTATGATATATCGTTAAATCTTCTCGGAGTACATCAAAAACTTAATTGTGCTACTGTGATAAATTTGATGGAAGTGCTTATATCGCAAGGTATAGATATAAAAAAGACAGATATATTGAAAGGACTTAGAGAAGTAAAATGGATAGGACGTCTGGAGATTATGAGAAGAGAGCCGATGGTAGTTTTGGACGGTGCGCATAACATAGACGGAATAACTAATCTTACAAACAGCATAAAAAAATATTTCAAATACGATAAAATGGTTTTGATACTTGGAATATTAGCAGATAAACAAGTAGATGACATGATAAAAATGCTGACACCTATTGCAAGTAAAATAATAGCCGTATCTCCGCACAGCGATAGAGCAAAAGGCGCCAAAGAGCTTGCCCAAATAATAAAAAATACAAATCCTAATTGTGAATATGAGGAAGACTATGCAAAGGCATATAAAAAAGCACTTTCTTATTGTGATAAAGACGATTTGCTTATGATAGCAGGTTCATTATATTTGATAGGCGATATGAGAAAAGTTGTAAAAAATAATATAGATTAA
- a CDS encoding VanZ family protein has product MKSKKITLILMIFYLIALIWVIIFKLEFSIKELPQIRNINLIPFNQPAIVNGKADISEIVLNVLAFIPYGLFIHILMDEKSILKKLLIIFATSFIFELIQYIFAIGASDITDIISNTSGGIIGVVFSMFMEKLLRENWIKYINIVSTICAIILTAMCVILLLANI; this is encoded by the coding sequence ATGAAATCAAAAAAAATCACCTTAATATTAATGATATTTTACTTGATAGCATTGATATGGGTAATTATTTTTAAGTTAGAATTTTCTATTAAGGAATTACCACAAATAAGGAATATAAACTTAATCCCTTTTAATCAGCCTGCTATAGTAAATGGTAAAGCGGATATAAGTGAGATTGTTTTAAATGTCTTGGCATTTATTCCATATGGACTGTTTATACATATTTTAATGGATGAAAAATCCATACTAAAAAAACTTTTGATTATTTTTGCTACAAGCTTCATATTTGAGTTAATACAATATATTTTTGCTATTGGAGCAAGTGATATTACAGACATTATTTCAAATACATCCGGAGGTATTATAGGAGTTGTTTTTTCTATGTTTATGGAAAAACTCTTAAGAGAAAACTGGATAAAATATATAAATATTGTAAGCACTATTTGTGCAATTATATTAACAGCAATGTGTGTAATTTTACTTTTGGCTAATATCTAA
- a CDS encoding carbon-nitrogen hydrolase family protein, whose amino-acid sequence MKEIENFCKIALVQAEPVLFNKTESLKKALNYINESAVHNPDLIVFPELFIPGYPVGMNFGFSIGKRTQAGRKDWKRYYDASIVPGDDEFKELAEAAKKSKAYISIGFSERDAISATLYNSNVIFEPNGSYKIHRKLKPTGSERMVWGDANKDYFPITETPWGPIGSLICWESYMPLARVALYKKGITIYISPNTNDNPEWQATIQHIAIEGKCYFINADMIIRKTSYPLDINEKDVVAQLPEIVCRGGSCIIDPYGHYVTEPLWDKEEIIFAKLDMNLPITSKMEHDAIGHYARPDVLELIVNER is encoded by the coding sequence ATGAAAGAAATTGAAAATTTTTGTAAAATAGCATTGGTTCAAGCTGAGCCTGTTTTGTTCAATAAAACGGAATCACTTAAAAAGGCATTAAATTACATTAATGAATCTGCCGTTCACAATCCTGACTTGATTGTATTTCCGGAATTGTTTATACCCGGATATCCTGTTGGGATGAACTTTGGATTCAGCATTGGTAAACGTACGCAAGCAGGCAGAAAAGACTGGAAAAGGTATTATGATGCTTCCATAGTTCCAGGTGATGACGAATTTAAAGAGCTTGCAGAAGCTGCCAAAAAATCAAAAGCATATATTAGCATCGGGTTTTCTGAAAGAGATGCAATTAGTGCAACTCTCTATAACAGCAATGTAATATTTGAGCCGAACGGTTCTTACAAAATACATCGCAAACTAAAACCAACAGGTTCCGAAAGAATGGTTTGGGGTGATGCAAATAAGGATTATTTCCCCATCACAGAAACACCTTGGGGACCAATCGGAAGTTTGATATGTTGGGAAAGTTATATGCCTCTTGCACGGGTGGCCTTATATAAAAAAGGCATTACAATTTATATTTCTCCTAATACAAACGATAACCCTGAATGGCAAGCAACAATTCAACACATTGCAATTGAAGGTAAATGCTATTTTATCAATGCTGATATGATTATAAGAAAAACTTCGTATCCTTTAGATATAAATGAAAAGGACGTTGTAGCTCAATTACCTGAAATAGTATGCAGAGGCGGAAGTTGTATTATTGACCCCTATGGACATTACGTTACAGAACCGTTATGGGATAAGGAAGAAATTATTTTTGCAAAATTGGATATGAACTTACCTATTACAAGTAAAATGGAGCATGATGCAATCGGCCATTATGCAAGACCGGATGTATTGGAACTCATAGTTAATGAGCGATAA
- a CDS encoding bleomycin resistance protein — protein MKFNSLIPELVVSDIEKTKEFYVNILNFIVEYERAENKFIFLSLEDNQMMFEQDNGYWNVGELEYPYGRGINFEMKVSDVEGLYKRILDFHIKPFREMNINHYCSGDEDIVQKEFLIQDPDGYLLRFTD, from the coding sequence ATGAAATTCAATTCTTTAATACCGGAATTGGTAGTATCAGATATTGAGAAAACTAAAGAGTTTTATGTGAATATTTTGAATTTTATAGTTGAGTATGAACGAGCGGAAAATAAATTTATCTTTCTTTCATTGGAAGATAATCAAATGATGTTTGAGCAAGATAATGGTTATTGGAATGTTGGCGAACTTGAATATCCATATGGTCGAGGAATTAATTTTGAAATGAAAGTCTCTGATGTAGAAGGTCTTTATAAACGAATTTTAGACTTTCATATTAAACCATTTAGAGAAATGAATATAAACCATTATTGTAGCGGTGATGAAGATATTGTTCAAAAAGAATTTTTAATACAAGATCCAGATGGGTATCTTTTAAGATTCACAGATTAA
- a CDS encoding MmcQ/YjbR family DNA-binding protein produces the protein MYPGYHMNHKHWISVVLNETLSDNEVMKLIENSFSLT, from the coding sequence ATTTATCCCGGATACCATATGAACCACAAGCATTGGATTTCAGTAGTTTTGAATGAAACTTTATCCGATAACGAAGTGATGAAATTAATAGAAAACAGCTTTTCTTTGACTTAA
- a CDS encoding GNAT family N-acetyltransferase: MNIELRKWSIEDKEALIKMCNSIDRSFLSDRLPNPYTNASAEWWLNMVKDNEGKKGVFREIVVDGEIVGTISVEQKDDVYRKDSEIGYYLLQEVYSKGIMSEAVRQICEIAFETLDIIHITGLVYEPNIASRKVLERNGFLLEGKMEKAVIKNNNIFDLCIYGKVR; encoded by the coding sequence ATGAATATAGAATTAAGAAAGTGGTCAATTGAAGATAAAGAAGCGTTGATAAAAATGTGTAATTCAATTGATAGAAGTTTTTTATCTGATAGATTACCTAATCCATATACAAATGCATCTGCTGAGTGGTGGTTAAACATGGTAAAAGACAACGAAGGTAAAAAAGGTGTCTTTCGAGAGATTGTTGTTGATGGTGAAATTGTAGGAACGATATCTGTTGAACAAAAAGACGATGTATATCGAAAGGATTCTGAAATTGGTTATTATTTATTGCAGGAAGTATATTCAAAAGGCATTATGAGTGAAGCAGTAAGACAGATTTGTGAAATTGCATTTGAAACATTAGACATTATTCATATTACAGGACTTGTATATGAACCAAATATCGCATCAAGAAAAGTATTAGAAAGAAATGGCTTTTTACTTGAAGGGAAAATGGAAAAAGCCGTTATTAAGAACAACAATATATTCGATTTATGCATTTATGGAAAAGTAAGATAA